In Deltaproteobacteria bacterium, the genomic window CGTCGGCCAGTGGCTGCCCAACGATATGAAACAGATGGTCTGGGCGCTGGCACAGCACCCCGAAGACCCATCGATCGTCTACGCCGGCCTGGGCGCCGTGTCGCGCGGCCGCTCGGCGGACGCCAGCCAAAAAGGCGAAGGCGATATCCTCGTCAGCGAAGACCAGGGGGACAGCTGGGAGAGATTGCCGTTGGATTTGCCGGCCGATCGCGTGCTCTGGATCGCCGCGGAATGATTTGGATTATTCACCACGGAGACACGCAGAGCGCGGAGTTCGGAAAGGGTCTATTTTGAAATCCTAACTCTGTGCCCTCTGTGCCGTTGTGGTGAGTCTTTGTTAGGCTCGAGCGGAGGAGTCATGAAGTTTCTTTTCACCTCGCTGTTGATCTTTGTATGCTTGGCTTCCACTTTGTCTGCCCAATCGCCAGAGCTCATTCAAGCCGCCAAAAAAGAAGGTGAAGTCGTCGTCTTCGGCTCGCTGGAAAACGACGTCGCGGCGGCGATTAACAATGGCTTCGAGGCCAAGTACGGCATCAAGCCGAAATATTTTCGCGGCTCGTCGACGGTGATCATCGACCGCATCACTACCGAACATCGCACCGGAAAGATCAGCTCAGACGTGGTTTACACCACCGCCGAGCCGATGAAATTCATCAATCGAGAAAAGGGATTGCTGACCCGCTACCTTTCGCCTTCGGCCAAGAATTACGAGAAAAAACTGATCGACGATTTCTTTGGCCCCAACTATCGCAGCGTCATCATTGGCTTCATCTTCAACAAAAGTATGATCAAGCCCGAGGACATGCCGAAATCCTACGAAGATATCGTCAACCCGAAGTGGAAGGGCAAGATCGCCATGGGCAATCCGACGCTGCACGACACGACCATCGACTGGCTGGCGAGCCTGCATCACGTGTTTGGCTCGCAGCAAAAGGCCAATGACTGGATCAAGCGCTTGGCGGCCCTGGAGCCGCTGCTGCTCGATTCCATGGTCCCTGTAGGCGAGCGCGTCGCCTCGGGTGAAGTGCCGATGGGCGTTGCCTATCCCAAGTACGTCCAAGTCTGGGGCAAAAAAGGCGCGCCCCTCGACTACGTCAAAGGCCTGCCGGTTTACTTGGGTGACGGCAACTACATAGGCCTGACAACAAAAGCCCCCAACCCCAACGCGGCGAAGCTTTTCATCGACTACTTCCTCGGCGAGGAAAGCTCGCAGATCATGGCCAGCGCCGGCGAGTTCGTTAATCGCCAAGGCATCTACCCGCCGATGCCCGGCGCCGAGCAGGTGGTCGCGAAATTTGTGCAGATGAACGCCATGAGCGCCGACGAATACCGCCAGAAAAAAGAGGAGTACCGGCAGATTTTCAAGCGCTAGACGAGCACATCGACAACGGCGGTTTCGCAACTCGCTCTAACCATTTTTCTTTACGAAGGATACCCATGAGCAAGCCCGTTTGTACTTTTGGTTTTCTCTGCGCCGTCATTCTGCTGGTCATCTCTCCCCTTTACTCTGCGCAGACGCCACTAAAATCCCGCGCTGCCTACACCGTGATCTCCGGCATTCTCACGCCCATCTGGCTGGCGGCTGAAGAGCGCGCGTTTCAAAAATACAATCTCGACATCGAATTGGTCTTCATTTCCGGCTCGCCGGTTACGCTTCGCTCCCTCGTCGCCGGAGAAATCGACTTCGCCGCGCCGGGCGCCGAACCGGCCGTCAGCGCCATCTTGGGCGGCGCGGACTTGTCGATCGTCGCCTTCGTCGCCAACCGCACACCGATTAGCCTCTATGTCGAACCGGCGATTGCAAAAGTCGAAGAGCTCAAAGGCAAAACCGTCGCTCTTACCAGCTTTGCGTCGAGCGGCGCGTATTTGCTCAAGGTCTGTTTGGGCGAAGTGCGGCTGGAACAGCGCAAGGACGTTCAGGTCACCCAGTCCGGCGGCTATGTCGAATCGCTCGCGGCCTTGCAGTCCGGACGTGTGCAGGGCGCCATGTTGGCCCCGCCCATCAGTTACCGGGCAGAAGCTTTGGGCTTCAAAAAAATCTGGAGCGGCCTCGGCGTTGAATACCCCTCAACAACCATCGCGGTGAGAAAGTCCTACCTGACGAAATCGCCAGAGCCGGTCGGACAGTTTCTCCAGGCCATCGCTGACGGGGTACATCTATTCAAGACCGACCGCGAAAAAGCGCTCAAGGTGATGGCGCAATACACCAAGCTGAAAGATCGGACCATTCTGGAGAAAACCTACGCCGACAACAAAGACGTTCATAACCAAATGCTGCTGCCAACGGAGTCCGGGATAAGAACTATCCTCGAAGTGCTCGCACCAGTAAATCCGAAGGCCGCCGGGGCCAAACCGGAAGCTTTCATCGATGCCGGTCCGTTGAAAAGATTAGAGGAGCGTGGCTTCTTCAAAAAGTTTTCGAGCTAATCCCATTTGCATTGGTGCGACCCGACTCTGCCGCCTTTGCGCGAAACCGTATCCTTGGTACTATCGAAAACTGTATTAGGGCGACATGGATGAAAAAGATCTCGAAAGTTGGGGTTTTGCCGCACTATCGGTTGGAATTGGAGTTTGATCTTTTCATGCCTGAGACTAGCCGTTTTTTTGGTATCGTGATCAAAATGTTTTCAATGATCGCAACCCGCCGCACTTTCACGCAGAATATGGGAGTGCGGTTGCGCTCATAGACATCCAAACCTTGTCGGTGTTCTCAGGTTATCTTCCGCCGCGGGTACTGGGACTTGTAATTGAATGGGCAACATTGCACCGACAAGAACTTCTCGCAGACTGAGAAAGGGCCCGTGCACGTGAGGAGCTGAAAAAGATCGCGCCGCGCGAATGATGACAACCGCAGCTATCGCCCTTGATCTATTGCCCTGGAGACCAAACTCATGCTCCTGCTTGTTTCGTTGGTTTTGCTATCGCTAGCATGCACTCCGGTTTACGCCCAGGAAAAAATCCGCGTCGGCTTGGGCTCCATCAGTTTACAATCCGGTCTGGTGCACATCGGCAAGGACCGCGGGTTGTTCGCCAAGTACGGGCTGACGACGGAGAGCATCTACATTCCTGGCGGCTCGACCAACGTGCAAGTGCTGGTCTCGGGCAATCTCGATCTGTCGCAGCTCTCCGGCGCGCCCGGGGTGGCGGCGAATCTCGAAGGGGCAGACATCGTCTACTTCGCCGGTTTGCTCGATAGACTGAACTATCAGCTCATCGCCCGGCCGGACATAAAGAACATCGAACAATTGAAAGGCAAAAAATTCGCGGTCAGCCGCTACGGTTCTTCCGCCGATTTCGGCATGCGTGCCATGCTCAAGCGCGTCGGCGTCGATCCAGTGAAAGAGGCGACGATCTTGCAAATCGGCGACGAGCCGGCGCGCATCGCCGCAATCACGTCCGGCAACGTCGACGGCACGGTGGTCAACGCGCCTTTTGGCACCGAAGCGGAGCGCTTGAAGCTCAGCGTCCTCGCCGACTCGGTCAAAATGAATATTCCCTTCTTCAACACCGGCCTCTTGGGCAGCAAGCGATACTTAGACCGGCAGGACGCCAAGGTGATGAACTTCCTGCGCGCCTACTTGGAAGCGATTAAAGTTTTCAAGGCCGAGCGCGACTACTCGATCAAAGCGCTGGGCCAGTTCACTCGCGTGCAAAACGTCAAGGCGCTGCAGGACGGCTATGATTATTTCGTCACTCAGCTACCCAACGTCCCCTATCCGTCCGCCGAAGCAATGCAAGCGGTCGTCGCGCAGATCGCCGAGACCAACCCGCGGGCGCGCGGCATCGACGCGAAGAGTTATGTCACTGATCGCTACCTGAAACGGTTAGAAGAAGAAGGGTTCGTCAAAAGACTCTGGGGGAAATAAATTGTTTCGTTCAACAGTTCAAAAGTTCAACGTTCAACGTCGGGGACGCAGAAGTGGAAACCTTAGGCTTCATCGGTCTTGGCACCATCGGCGGCACCATCGCCAATAACTTGCGCAGTGCGGGCTATCCGCTGATCGTGCACGACATCCGCCCCGAAGCGGGGCAGCGGCTCGTTGAGGCCGGCGCGCAACGCGGCGAATCGGCGGGCGATGTTGCCCAGCGCTGCAAAACCGTTTTGACGTCTTTACCGAGCCCGCGGGAGGTCGAGGAAGTCGCGCTGGGCGCGGACGGATTGATCCAAGGCATCCGTGCCGGCAGCCTCTACATCGATCTGACCAGCAGTCATCCGGATCTCATCCGGCGCATCGACGCTGAGTTTCAATCGCGCGGCGCGCAGGTGCTCGACGCGCCGCTGATTGTCGGTGCCAAAGGCATCGCCAATAAAAGCGTGCAGATATTAGCCTCTGGTGAACCAGCCGCCTTCGAAACTGCGCGACCGATTTTCGAAGCCTTCGGCGACACGCTGGTCTACACCGGCGCCCTAGGCACCGGCACGGTCATCAAGCTGGCGCACAACTTAGTCCGCCGCGGCATCGGCCTGGCGATCGGCGA contains:
- a CDS encoding NAD(P)-dependent oxidoreductase — encoded protein: METLGFIGLGTIGGTIANNLRSAGYPLIVHDIRPEAGQRLVEAGAQRGESAGDVAQRCKTVLTSLPSPREVEEVALGADGLIQGIRAGSLYIDLTSSHPDLIRRIDAEFQSRGAQVLDAPLIVGAKGIANKSVQILASGEPAAFETARPIFEAFGDTLVYTGALGTGTVIKLAHNLVRRGIGLAIGEGIVLGAKAGADPELLWKCMHWGLDVQLQQMAKTLPETVFTGDFEKPSGFNIALARKDVGLATELGRQQNVPMPIAALVEQIMTQAIGRGWGAQSTLSLFRLQEEAAAIAVRKSGGMDAE
- a CDS encoding ABC transporter substrate-binding protein, with amino-acid sequence MLLLVSLVLLSLACTPVYAQEKIRVGLGSISLQSGLVHIGKDRGLFAKYGLTTESIYIPGGSTNVQVLVSGNLDLSQLSGAPGVAANLEGADIVYFAGLLDRLNYQLIARPDIKNIEQLKGKKFAVSRYGSSADFGMRAMLKRVGVDPVKEATILQIGDEPARIAAITSGNVDGTVVNAPFGTEAERLKLSVLADSVKMNIPFFNTGLLGSKRYLDRQDAKVMNFLRAYLEAIKVFKAERDYSIKALGQFTRVQNVKALQDGYDYFVTQLPNVPYPSAEAMQAVVAQIAETNPRARGIDAKSYVTDRYLKRLEEEGFVKRLWGK
- a CDS encoding extracellular solute-binding protein, producing MKFLFTSLLIFVCLASTLSAQSPELIQAAKKEGEVVVFGSLENDVAAAINNGFEAKYGIKPKYFRGSSTVIIDRITTEHRTGKISSDVVYTTAEPMKFINREKGLLTRYLSPSAKNYEKKLIDDFFGPNYRSVIIGFIFNKSMIKPEDMPKSYEDIVNPKWKGKIAMGNPTLHDTTIDWLASLHHVFGSQQKANDWIKRLAALEPLLLDSMVPVGERVASGEVPMGVAYPKYVQVWGKKGAPLDYVKGLPVYLGDGNYIGLTTKAPNPNAAKLFIDYFLGEESSQIMASAGEFVNRQGIYPPMPGAEQVVAKFVQMNAMSADEYRQKKEEYRQIFKR
- a CDS encoding ABC transporter substrate-binding protein, whose translation is MSKPVCTFGFLCAVILLVISPLYSAQTPLKSRAAYTVISGILTPIWLAAEERAFQKYNLDIELVFISGSPVTLRSLVAGEIDFAAPGAEPAVSAILGGADLSIVAFVANRTPISLYVEPAIAKVEELKGKTVALTSFASSGAYLLKVCLGEVRLEQRKDVQVTQSGGYVESLAALQSGRVQGAMLAPPISYRAEALGFKKIWSGLGVEYPSTTIAVRKSYLTKSPEPVGQFLQAIADGVHLFKTDREKALKVMAQYTKLKDRTILEKTYADNKDVHNQMLLPTESGIRTILEVLAPVNPKAAGAKPEAFIDAGPLKRLEERGFFKKFSS